The following coding sequences lie in one Takifugu rubripes chromosome 8, fTakRub1.2, whole genome shotgun sequence genomic window:
- the LOC101066759 gene encoding uncharacterized protein isoform X1: MLITIESLKLASYLCLFLWTFVLTDETSSFVHPVNSFVFANIGENVTLQCSRKDEPVTAFFWYKQTQGDKPKLISTFYEDDVNVGFSEEFKNGRFSGNITEKNYHLTIASLSLLDSAVYYCGSSSMHEFKFEKIYIIHIPILHLTVPVEVHQSPSKSVQSGGFVTLNCRVHTGTCEEEHTVYWFKKSGESEPELIYTHGGKKEQCERKNTCFYDLPMRNLNTSKAGTYYCAVATCGRILFGNGTKLDIGQYGQNRASSSDKPVYFLTGALVFTTILCVLLALSLFKLHKRISSQNTGTPTDPSCDMTGSVQEKNLHYANISHQNLNKSRRITETSNCVYSFIQ, encoded by the exons ATGCTCATCACAATTGAATCGCTGAAGTTGGCTTCAtatctctgtttatttttatggaCTTTTG TCCTGACAGATGAAACATCCTCGTTTGTGCATCCAGTGAATAGTTTTGTATTTGCTAATATCGGGGAAAATGTGACACTGCAGTGTTCCCGTAAGGACGAGCCTGTAACAGCGTTCTTCTGGTACAAGCAAACTCAAGGAGACAAACCAAAGCTCATCTCTACATTTTATGAAGATGATGTCAATGTAGGCTTTAGCGAAGAGTTCAAGAACGGTCGCTTTTCAGGTAACATTACAGAGAAAAACTACCACCTGACAATTGCAAGTTTGAGCCTGTTAGACTCAGCAGTATATTACTGTGGCAGTAGCAGTATGCatgaatttaaatttgaaaagatCTATATTATCCATATTCCGATTTTACATTTGACCGTACCAGTAGAGGTCCATCAGTCACCATCAAAGTCTGTTCAGTCTGGAGGTTTTGTGACTCTGAACTGCAGAGTACATACTGGGACCTGTGAAGAGGAACACACAGTTTACTGGTTCAAGAAGTCAGGAGAGTCTGAACCAGAGCTGATTTACACCCATGGAGGCAAGAAAGAACAGTGTGAGAGAaaaaacacctgtttctacGATTTGCCCATGAGAAACTTGAATACTTCCAAggctgggacctactattgtgctgttgcaacATGTGGACgaattctgtttggaaatggaaccaagctggacATTGGACAGTATGGACAGA ACAGAGCCTCTTCTTCTGACAAACCTGTATATTTCTTGACTGGTGCTTTGGTATTCACCACCatactgtgtgttttattggctTTATCACTGTTTAAGCTGCACAAGAGGATCAGTTCCCAGAATACAG GTACGCCAACAGATCCATCCTGTGATATGACTGGAAGC GTTCAAGAGAAAAATCTCCATTATGCCAATATAAGCCACCAGAATCTTAACAAATCAAGAAGGATAACAGAGACCAGTAATTGTGTTTACTCTTTCATTCAGTGA
- the LOC101079569 gene encoding uncharacterized protein, whose protein sequence is MVFTFFFYLVFVIAGKMGERTVLMVDKDKNFTAAIGDSVTLECFIRSDFVAKYYWYKEIMGDFPRLVSSFYTFKESAKFYDEFVNNSRFALDVKKNQNHLMIANLQHSDTGTYYCASSFSEKLEFKDGITIIIKGSGLNIPVFIQRPEYHLNQSEGAVRFNCTAHGRAIDQEHGAYQLRTSEKSDPGALYTWKNNTCFYSLPANNLAVDCAVVTCGHFLKLPQKPPGAEDGYLNLYILSGALAFTTILASFMAVLLCNIYKSQSGRSGGSTLRYSDDPTTNEEGHTNEDVLHYAALRTSMTDRPKRQMGAINEECVYGRVKHHR, encoded by the exons atggTATTTACGTTTTTTTTCTATCTGGTATTTGTGATTGCTGGGAAGATGG gtgagaggactgttctgatggttgataaagacaaaaactttaCAGCAGCTATTGGTGACAGTGTAACTTTGGAATGTTTCATCAGATCTGATTTTGTAGCAAAGTACTATTGGTATAAAGAAATAATGGGAGACTTTCCAAGGCTTGTGTCAAGCTTCTATACCTTTAAAGAAAGTGCAAAGTTTTATGATGAATTTGTTAACAATTCACGTTTTGCACTGGAtgtaaagaaaaaccaaaatcaCTTGATGATTGCCAATTTACAGCACTCTGATACAGGAACGTACTACTGCGCTagtagcttttcagaaaaaCTTGAATTCAAAGATGGAATTACAATCATCATAAAGGGTTCAGGTTTGAACATCCCAGTCTTTATCCAGAGACCAGAATATCACTTGAATCAGTCAGAAGGTGCTGTTAGGTTCAACTGCACTGCACATGGCAGAGCCATTGACCAAGAACACGGTGCATACCAGCTGAGAACATCTGAAAAATCTGATCCAGGAGCTCTttacacatggaaaaacaacacttgtttCTACAGTTTGCCAGCAAACAACCTGGCTGTTGATTGTGCTGTTGTAACATGTGGACACTTTCTAAAGCTACCCCAAAAGCCACCCGGAGCGGAGG atggttATCTTAATCTGTATATTCTGAGTGGAGCGTTGGCGTTCACCACCATTCTGGCCAGTTTCATGGCTGTCTTACTGTGCAATATCTACAAGAGCCAAAGCGGCCGCAGTGGAG gaagtACCTTGAGATATTCAGATGATCCTACCACAAATGAAGAG GGCCACACAAATGAAGATGTTCTCCACTATGCTGCCTTACGGACGAGTatgaccgacagaccaaagagacagATGGGAGCCATTAACGAAGAATGTGTGTACGGAAGAGTAAAGCATCATCGCTAA
- the LOC105419220 gene encoding uncharacterized protein — protein sequence MTSAKFFFCLMCLANLAQPATMEFSPSLNRKTNFILVKPGQNLTLPCHDKDDVSTRIYWFKQTLGEKPRLICTYRISSEDWKFVNDSKTNPRFQIHAGNEGANLTISDLELSDSATYYCVNQYVNVFDFTEGYKVIVEGSGLTIDQSASQSIQAGGSVTLNCTVHTGWTCDGDHTVYWFRNSGQSQLGLMYSHTGRNKQCERKTNTCFSNFSMKNLNTSQTGTYYCAVAACGHILFGNGTKLVFEDKGNYLVLVYFLSATWIFTIIVVILLTISLYMTKKRNSQHSLDSQSGIPDSPTANPAGNQKEDNLHYAALRANQSNRSRKQKNRQNECVYSTGTNMSLHRLCTLDTMTSFQRLCCLMCVFLGNIVHGDNTKLSIPIRQDADFLSADVGDNVTLKCFYEDSFTTTLYWYKQVIGQKPKLMSNFYLFGQKASFTDEFRNSTRFQLVTENLQHHLTISDLRVADSATYYCLASNFFEYQFHDGTTVSVRGSGFNVPTSVHQLASGTIQSEDSMMLNCTVHTPTCDEEHAVYWFRNSGESLPGAIFTSAVRRNNKCDRKTNSCFFNLSLKNMNESQTGTYYCGVASCQSIVFGAVTKVEFEDHKDSLVLFYFLCGASSFSIFLVVYLAFSVCMMNNHSCNCEELFQKRLSPLSKPKVFFISQNKVVHEIFERH from the exons atgacatctgcaaagttttTCTTCTGTCTGATGTGTTTGGCGAATCTTG CTCAGCCAgctacaatggaattttctccatctttgaatcgGAAGACCAATTTTAttttggtcaaacctggacagaacctgactttgccgtgccATGACAAGGATGATGTTTCTACCAGGATTTATTG GTTTAAacaaactctgggagagaagccgagacTGATCTGTACATACAGGATATCAAGCGAAGATTGGAAATTTGTTAATGACTCCAAAaccaatccacgtttccaaATACATGCTGGTAACGAAGGAGCTaatctgacaatatcagatttggagttatcagactcagccacctattactgtgtaaatcagtatgTAAACGtttttgactttacagaaggttataaagtcattgtagagggttcagggttgaccatagatcagtcagcatcacagtctatccaagcaggaggttctgtgacgctgaattgtacagtacatactgggtggacttgtgatggggatcacactgtttactggttcagaaactctggacaatctcaactgggactcatgtacagccatacaggcaggaataagcagtgtgagaggaaaaccaacacctgtttctccaacttctccatgaagaacctgaacacttctcagactgggacctactattgtgctgttgcagcatgtggacacattctgtttggaaatggaaccaagctggtgttcgagg ataaaggaaactatcttgttttggtgtatttcctcagtgcgacctggatatttaccatcatcgtggttattttattaaccatttcactttatatgacgaaaaagagaaacagccaacactctctgg ACTCACAGTCAGGGATCCCAGACTCACCCACAGCAAACCCAGCG GGCAACCAAAAGGAAGACAACCTCCATTATGCCGCTTTGAGAGCCAACCAGTCCAACAGATcgaggaagcagaagaacagacagaatgaatgtgtgtattcTACT GGGACCAACATGTCTCTACACCGCCTTTGCACTTTAGACACAATGACATCGTTTCAGAGATTATGctgtctgatgtgtgtgttcttgggaAACATTG TCCATGGGGACAATACGAAGTTGTCCATCCCCATTCGTCAAGATGCTGATTTTCTATCAGCGGACGTTGGTGACAATGttactttaaaatgtttctatGAAGACAGTTTTACAACAACCCTTTACTGGTATAAGCAAGTGATAGGCCAGAAACCAAAGCTAATGTCTAACTTCTATTTATTTGGTCAAAAAGCTTCCTTTACAGATGAATTTAGAAACAGCACACGTTTCCAACTGGTTactgaaaatctccagcatCACTTGACAATTTCAGATTTACGTGTTGCTGACTCCGCTACCTATTACTGCTTAGCAAGCAACTTTTTTGAATATCAGTTTCACGACGGCACAACTGTCAGTGTAAGGGGGTCAGGTTTTAATGTTCCAACTTCAGTGCATCAGTTGGCGTCTGGCACGATTCAATCAGAAGATTCCATGATGCTGAACTGCACAGTTCATACTCCAACCTGCGATGAAGAACatgctgtttactggttcagaaactctggagaaTCTCTACCAGGAGCTATTTTCACCAGTGCAGTCAGAAGGAATAACAAGTGTGACAGGAAAACCAACAGCTGTTTCTTCAACCTATCCCTTAAGAACATGAATGagtctcagactgggacctactattgtggtGTCGCATCCTGTCAAAGCATTGTGTTTGGAGCTGTAACCAAGGTGGAATTTGAGG ATCACAAAGACTCTCTGGTCttgttttacttcctgtgtggtgcatcATCATTCAGCATATTTCTGGTAGTGTATCTGGCCTTCTCGGTGTGCATGATGAACAATCACAGCTGCAATTGTGAAG aattgtttcagaaaagattgtcacctctgtccaaaccaaaggtattttttattagtcagaataaagttGTTCATGAAATATTCGAAAGGCACTaa
- the LOC101066759 gene encoding uncharacterized protein isoform X2, which produces MLITIESLKLASYLCLFLWTFVLTDETSSFVHPVNSFVFANIGENVTLQCSRKDEPVTAFFWYKQTQGDKPKLISTFYEDDVNVGFSEEFKNGRFSGNITEKNYHLTIASLSLLDSAVYYCGSSSMHEFKFEKIYIIHIPILHLTVPVEVHQSPSKSVQSGGFVTLNCRVHTGTCEEEHTVYWFKKSGESEPELIYTHGGKKEQCERKNTCFYDLPMRNLNTSKAGTYYCAVATCGRILFGNGTKLDIGQYGQNRASSSDKPVYFLTGALVFTTILCVLLALSLFKLHKRISSQNTGSREKSPLCQYKPPES; this is translated from the exons ATGCTCATCACAATTGAATCGCTGAAGTTGGCTTCAtatctctgtttatttttatggaCTTTTG TCCTGACAGATGAAACATCCTCGTTTGTGCATCCAGTGAATAGTTTTGTATTTGCTAATATCGGGGAAAATGTGACACTGCAGTGTTCCCGTAAGGACGAGCCTGTAACAGCGTTCTTCTGGTACAAGCAAACTCAAGGAGACAAACCAAAGCTCATCTCTACATTTTATGAAGATGATGTCAATGTAGGCTTTAGCGAAGAGTTCAAGAACGGTCGCTTTTCAGGTAACATTACAGAGAAAAACTACCACCTGACAATTGCAAGTTTGAGCCTGTTAGACTCAGCAGTATATTACTGTGGCAGTAGCAGTATGCatgaatttaaatttgaaaagatCTATATTATCCATATTCCGATTTTACATTTGACCGTACCAGTAGAGGTCCATCAGTCACCATCAAAGTCTGTTCAGTCTGGAGGTTTTGTGACTCTGAACTGCAGAGTACATACTGGGACCTGTGAAGAGGAACACACAGTTTACTGGTTCAAGAAGTCAGGAGAGTCTGAACCAGAGCTGATTTACACCCATGGAGGCAAGAAAGAACAGTGTGAGAGAaaaaacacctgtttctacGATTTGCCCATGAGAAACTTGAATACTTCCAAggctgggacctactattgtgctgttgcaacATGTGGACgaattctgtttggaaatggaaccaagctggacATTGGACAGTATGGACAGA ACAGAGCCTCTTCTTCTGACAAACCTGTATATTTCTTGACTGGTGCTTTGGTATTCACCACCatactgtgtgttttattggctTTATCACTGTTTAAGCTGCACAAGAGGATCAGTTCCCAGAATACAG GTTCAAGAGAAAAATCTCCATTATGCCAATATAAGCCACCAGAATCTTAA